A portion of the Candidatus Ruthia endofausta genome contains these proteins:
- a CDS encoding CvpA family protein, whose product MDEFFATIWHMIERLVWSDWITIAILATFLVLGFKRGMARELINLGFLLLAILIAWLFYQILAISSLITWLVLSHQSHLAISFGVIFIGVMIIKRIIYKLTQLSSTVDNPCVLNKLFALMVVLVAITMFSWHYLEVVAGLGIIEILIGNESVRIGLSFSIVFGFAFGILTFISSVLTISIDETKPCFLSSFFKKILETLQTIDTKLNAKNINSTQNNLLGLIVGLIKGNLAILIMVLVLQSISWVSQKYYWIETHGALKAFQDVASDIKPELSQYLLFIENN is encoded by the coding sequence ATGGATGAGTTTTTTGCAACTATCTGGCACATGATTGAACGCTTAGTTTGGTCTGACTGGATAACCATTGCTATCTTAGCGACATTCCTAGTATTAGGCTTTAAACGTGGTATGGCAAGAGAGCTCATCAATTTAGGGTTTTTATTATTAGCCATTTTAATTGCGTGGCTGTTTTACCAAATATTGGCTATAAGCTCGCTCATCACTTGGCTAGTACTCTCACACCAATCTCATTTAGCCATATCATTTGGGGTGATTTTTATTGGTGTTATGATTATCAAAAGAATAATTTATAAACTAACACAACTCTCCTCAACCGTTGATAATCCTTGTGTATTAAACAAACTGTTTGCGCTAATGGTCGTTTTGGTGGCAATTACAATGTTTAGTTGGCATTACTTGGAGGTTGTCGCTGGGCTGGGTATTATAGAAATATTGATTGGCAATGAATCTGTTCGCATTGGCTTGTCATTTTCAATTGTATTTGGGTTTGCCTTTGGCATTTTAACTTTTATATCAAGTGTGTTAACTATCTCTATTGATGAAACCAAACCTTGTTTTTTATCGTCTTTTTTCAAAAAAATACTTGAGACTTTGCAAACAATAGACACTAAGCTTAATGCCAAAAATATCAACAGCACTCAAAACAATTTATTAGGCTTAATTGTGGGCCTAATCAAAGGTAACTTGGCAATTTTAATCATGGTATTGGTGTTGCAAAGTATCAGTTGGGTTTCACAAAAGTATTATTGGATTGAAACTCATGGCGCTTTAAAAGCCTTTCAAGATGTGGCTTCAGATATTAAACCTGAGTTATCACAATACTTATTATTTATTGAAAACAATTAG
- the purF gene encoding amidophosphoribosyltransferase: MCGIVGILSTTKKDTAVYIYDALTILQHRGQDAAGVVTAHKGRFYMRKSNGLVRNVFRTKHMTQLLGDMGIGHVRYPTAGSSSNAEAQPFYVNSPYGIAFAHNGNLTNTEQLAQELFEQDLRHINTNSDSEILLNVFASELAKLQKQRINEADIFASVKQVHKRVRGAYATIGMIPGYGIFGFRDPNGIRPLILGKRTTKGGTKYMLASESVALSALGYEITQDIKPGEAVVIDRAGNTFIKQCAESPKHSPCIFEFVYFARPDSVIDDISVYKSRLRMGEKLAEKIHKEWGVNDIDVVIPIPDTSRVAALQLAHKLDVRYSEGLIKNRYIARTFIMPGQKQRKKSVRQKLSTIELEFKGKNVLLVDDSIVRGTTSEQIVQMARDAGANKVFFASAAPAVRHPNVYGIDMASNKEFIAHDRDTNQICQAIGADKLIYQDLDDLIWCVQQGNKAITTFDCSCFNGQYVTDDIDKDYLEHVESLRSDLAKEENNIFEASELIGNDVE, translated from the coding sequence ATGTGTGGCATTGTTGGCATTTTATCTACCACTAAGAAAGATACAGCTGTTTATATTTATGATGCGTTAACTATTTTGCAACATCGTGGTCAAGATGCAGCAGGCGTTGTCACTGCTCATAAAGGGCGTTTTTATATGCGCAAGTCAAATGGCTTGGTTAGGAATGTCTTTAGAACTAAGCACATGACACAGTTGTTAGGCGATATGGGCATTGGCCATGTACGTTATCCTACTGCAGGTAGCTCGTCTAATGCAGAGGCACAGCCTTTTTATGTTAATTCGCCATACGGCATTGCATTTGCACATAACGGCAACTTAACCAACACTGAGCAATTGGCTCAAGAATTATTTGAGCAAGACCTTCGCCATATTAATACCAATTCTGATTCAGAGATTTTGCTAAATGTATTTGCCAGTGAATTAGCCAAGTTACAAAAACAACGCATTAACGAGGCTGATATTTTTGCATCTGTAAAACAAGTGCATAAACGTGTACGCGGTGCTTATGCAACCATTGGCATGATTCCAGGCTATGGTATCTTTGGCTTTAGAGACCCTAATGGTATTCGCCCATTAATTCTTGGCAAACGTACTACTAAAGGCGGTACTAAATATATGTTAGCCTCTGAAAGTGTGGCACTTAGCGCACTTGGTTATGAGATTACTCAAGATATCAAACCAGGTGAAGCGGTCGTTATTGACAGAGCAGGTAATACATTTATTAAACAGTGCGCAGAAAGCCCTAAGCACTCACCTTGCATCTTTGAATTTGTTTATTTTGCCCGTCCAGATTCAGTCATTGATGATATTTCCGTATACAAATCTCGCCTAAGAATGGGAGAAAAGTTAGCCGAAAAAATTCATAAAGAATGGGGTGTTAATGATATTGATGTGGTAATTCCAATTCCCGACACCTCTAGAGTAGCTGCGCTACAACTGGCACATAAGCTAGACGTGAGATATAGCGAAGGCTTAATTAAAAATCGATACATTGCTCGCACTTTTATTATGCCAGGGCAAAAACAGAGAAAAAAATCAGTGCGTCAAAAACTCAGCACAATTGAACTTGAGTTCAAAGGCAAAAATGTATTATTGGTCGATGATTCCATTGTACGTGGCACAACCAGTGAACAAATTGTACAAATGGCTCGTGATGCTGGTGCTAATAAAGTGTTCTTTGCCTCAGCTGCGCCTGCCGTGCGCCATCCCAATGTATATGGTATTGATATGGCTAGCAACAAAGAGTTTATTGCCCATGATAGAGATACCAATCAAATCTGCCAAGCCATTGGTGCGGATAAGCTAATTTATCAAGATCTGGATGATTTAATTTGGTGCGTGCAACAAGGCAACAAGGCAATTACTACGTTTGATTGCTCTTGTTTTAATGGTCAATACGTAACCGATGATATCGATAAAGACTATCTAGAACATGTTGAATCTTTACGAAGCGACCTTGCTAAAGAAGAAAACAACATCTTTGAGGCTTCTGAATTGATTGGTAATGATGTAGAATAG
- a CDS encoding O-succinylhomoserine sulfhydrylase yields MKDLGFDTKAIRTGYRTTTEQEHSEAIFLTSSFVFDSAEQAANRFSKKESGNIYARFTNPTVGAFEKKLAAIESAQACVATSSGMAAIFATIMALLKSGDHIVASRNMFGTSIVLLNTIIAKFNVGISFVDLSNLSAWESAVKNNTKLFLLETPSNPLGEVVDIAALSKISKANHVLLAVDNAILGPALQNPIALGADIVIHSATKYIDGQGRCLAGAVVGSADIIEQVHGFVRTTGPSLSAFNAWIVLKGLDTLSLRMKAHSDNALKLAIWLETQNQVEKVYYLGLSSHPDYNLAKFQQSGFGGIVSFEVKGGKESAFKIINATNILSITANLGDTKSTITHPATTTHGGLTDEERLNAHITDGLIRISVGLEDIKDIIADIKQTLV; encoded by the coding sequence ATGAAAGATTTAGGCTTCGATACCAAGGCTATACGCACAGGTTATCGAACCACTACTGAACAAGAACATTCTGAGGCAATATTTTTAACCTCCAGTTTTGTCTTCGACTCAGCCGAACAGGCTGCCAATCGCTTTTCTAAAAAAGAGTCGGGGAATATTTATGCGCGTTTTACTAACCCGACAGTGGGTGCCTTTGAAAAAAAATTAGCCGCAATTGAAAGTGCACAAGCCTGTGTTGCAACGTCATCTGGCATGGCGGCAATCTTTGCCACCATCATGGCACTACTTAAATCGGGTGATCATATTGTTGCTTCTCGTAATATGTTTGGCACCTCAATTGTGCTATTAAACACCATTATTGCTAAATTTAATGTTGGCATTAGTTTTGTAGATTTATCTAACTTATCAGCATGGGAGAGTGCGGTTAAAAATAATACCAAGCTCTTTTTGCTTGAGACGCCATCTAACCCACTGGGTGAGGTTGTAGATATTGCTGCACTTAGTAAAATATCAAAAGCCAATCATGTTCTTTTAGCAGTTGACAATGCAATTCTAGGCCCTGCGCTACAAAACCCTATTGCTTTGGGTGCTGATATTGTGATTCACTCAGCCACTAAATATATTGATGGTCAAGGCAGATGCTTAGCAGGTGCTGTGGTTGGAAGTGCTGACATTATTGAGCAAGTTCATGGATTTGTGCGCACCACAGGCCCTAGTTTGAGCGCTTTTAATGCTTGGATTGTGCTTAAGGGGCTAGACACTCTAAGTCTTAGAATGAAAGCCCACTCAGACAATGCGCTTAAACTTGCCATCTGGCTTGAAACTCAAAATCAGGTAGAAAAAGTCTATTATTTAGGTCTGTCTTCGCACCCTGATTACAACTTAGCCAAATTTCAACAGTCTGGCTTTGGTGGTATTGTGTCATTTGAAGTTAAAGGTGGAAAAGAGTCGGCCTTTAAAATAATCAACGCCACCAATATACTTTCCATTACTGCTAATTTAGGCGATACAAAATCTACAATCACCCATCCAGCAACCACAACGCACGGAGGCTTAACCGATGAAGAAAGACTTAATGCTCATATAACGGATGGATTAATCAGGATATCTGTTGGTCTGGAAGACATTAAGGACATCATTGCTGATATTAAACAGACACTGGTATAA
- the fabA gene encoding bifunctional 3-hydroxydecanoyl-ACP dehydratase/trans-2-decenoyl-ACP isomerase, whose protein sequence is MQNSFSYDELIKCGNGELFGLGNAQLPKPPMLMFNRISHISSEGGEYGKGEIIAELDINHDLWFFECHFNEDPVMPGCLGLDAMWQLIGFYLGWLGGSGHGRALGAGNIKFVGQVLPSAKKVTYKIDLSRVIARKLYMGVADATMEVDGKVIYEATNLKVGLFTDTSKM, encoded by the coding sequence ATGCAAAATTCTTTCTCTTATGATGAATTAATTAAATGTGGCAATGGCGAATTGTTTGGGCTGGGCAACGCCCAACTGCCAAAGCCACCGATGTTGATGTTTAATCGTATTAGCCATATTTCTAGTGAGGGTGGCGAATACGGCAAGGGTGAAATTATTGCTGAATTAGATATTAACCATGATTTGTGGTTTTTTGAATGTCACTTTAATGAAGATCCCGTTATGCCTGGTTGCTTAGGACTAGACGCCATGTGGCAATTAATTGGCTTTTATTTAGGATGGTTGGGTGGCTCTGGTCATGGTCGTGCGCTTGGTGCTGGTAATATTAAATTTGTCGGTCAAGTACTGCCCAGTGCAAAAAAAGTAACCTACAAAATTGATTTATCTCGCGTTATTGCACGTAAATTGTACATGGGTGTGGCTGATGCAACTATGGAGGTGGATGGCAAAGTCATTTACGAAGCCACCAATCTTAAGGTTGGATTATTTACTGATACTAGCAAAATGTAA
- the fabB gene encoding beta-ketoacyl-ACP synthase I, producing the protein MNRVVVTGMGIVSSLGVNCTEVLASLKTAKSGIKFDKDQAKMGLRSHVSGAIAELDSSEIIDRKMKRFMADAAIYNAVALDEAIKQSGLTPEQISNKRTGLIMGSGGASNQNVVEAADILRGKGIKRVGPYRVPRTMGSTTSACLSTLFKIKGINYSISSACSTSAHCIGNSMEQIQMGKQDVVFAGGGEELDWSLTMLFDAMGALSSKYNETPSSASRAFDASRDGFVISGGGGALVLESLEHAQARGATILAELTGYGATSDGYDMVAPSGQGAKRCMQLAMSTVKGSIDYINAHGTSTPVGDVKELGAIKVVFGNSTPYVGSTKSLSGHALGAAGVNESIYSLLMLQNDFMAESVNIENLDEAAEGISIVRTTTKQSLKRVMSNSFGFGGTNACLVFEKFKQ; encoded by the coding sequence ATGAACAGAGTCGTTGTCACAGGAATGGGAATTGTTTCTAGTTTAGGTGTAAACTGCACAGAGGTTTTAGCCTCCTTAAAAACTGCCAAATCAGGCATCAAATTTGATAAAGATCAGGCAAAAATGGGGCTTCGTTCACACGTGTCTGGCGCTATTGCTGAACTAGACTCTAGTGAAATCATTGACAGAAAAATGAAACGTTTTATGGCTGATGCCGCTATTTATAATGCAGTTGCCTTGGATGAAGCAATTAAACAATCAGGATTAACACCTGAACAAATCTCAAATAAACGTACTGGGCTTATCATGGGTTCTGGCGGCGCCAGCAACCAAAACGTAGTAGAAGCTGCCGATATCTTAAGGGGAAAAGGCATTAAGCGTGTTGGTCCTTATCGCGTACCGCGCACGATGGGTTCTACCACTTCGGCCTGCCTCTCAACCCTGTTCAAAATTAAGGGCATTAACTATTCAATCAGCTCTGCTTGTTCAACTTCTGCACACTGCATCGGCAACTCCATGGAACAAATTCAAATGGGCAAACAAGATGTGGTATTTGCTGGTGGCGGTGAAGAGTTAGATTGGTCGCTCACCATGTTGTTTGATGCAATGGGCGCCTTATCTTCTAAATATAACGAAACGCCTTCAAGTGCTTCTCGTGCCTTTGATGCAAGTCGTGATGGTTTTGTTATTTCTGGTGGTGGTGGTGCATTAGTACTTGAATCACTAGAACATGCACAAGCTCGAGGCGCAACTATCCTTGCAGAACTCACAGGCTATGGTGCAACGTCCGATGGCTATGATATGGTTGCACCGTCGGGTCAAGGTGCTAAACGCTGTATGCAACTTGCCATGTCAACCGTTAAAGGGTCGATTGATTATATCAATGCACACGGCACTTCTACCCCTGTGGGTGATGTTAAAGAATTAGGTGCTATTAAAGTAGTGTTTGGCAACAGCACCCCATATGTTGGCTCAACCAAATCTCTTTCTGGACATGCCTTGGGTGCAGCAGGCGTGAATGAGTCAATCTACTCATTACTCATGCTACAAAATGACTTTATGGCAGAATCTGTTAATATTGAAAATCTTGATGAAGCAGCTGAAGGCATATCAATTGTACGAACAACAACCAAACAATCACTCAAGCGAGTGATGTCTAATAGTTTTGGTTTTGGTGGTACAAATGCCTGTCTAGTCTTTGAAAAATTTAAGCAATAA
- the secF gene encoding protein translocase subunit SecF — protein sequence MSLKALNIPTIDFVGKRTYAIIFSVLLIVASIFSLTMNGLKLGIDFTGGTLIEAGYQQGVDLAGIRIKLAKANFKGANVQYFGSTNEVLIRLEPQSISSAKLSSKIINLLGDNVDIRRVEFVGPKVGEELTNDGGLAMLYALIGILIYVAIRFEYRFSLGSIAALIHDVIITLGFFSLFQIEFDLTVLAAILAVIGYSLNDTIVVFDRIRENFLSTRHVDSPKIINGALNQTLSRTIMTSLTTLLVLLALFFLGGETIHSFALALLIGVVVGTYSSIYVASSIILALGIIKEDLLPSEKEKKALDSRP from the coding sequence ATGAGTTTAAAAGCACTAAACATTCCAACGATTGATTTTGTGGGCAAGCGCACTTATGCCATTATATTTTCGGTATTATTGATTGTTGCTAGCATTTTTTCATTGACCATGAATGGACTTAAGTTAGGTATTGATTTTACGGGTGGCACTTTAATTGAAGCGGGTTATCAACAAGGTGTTGATTTGGCTGGGATTAGAATCAAGCTTGCCAAGGCAAATTTTAAAGGGGCTAATGTCCAATACTTTGGTTCAACTAATGAGGTTTTAATTCGCTTAGAACCGCAATCAATTTCTAGTGCCAAACTAAGTTCAAAAATCATCAATTTATTGGGCGATAATGTTGATATCCGTCGGGTTGAATTTGTAGGCCCTAAAGTGGGTGAAGAACTTACTAATGATGGCGGTTTGGCAATGTTGTATGCACTGATTGGTATTTTGATTTATGTAGCGATACGTTTTGAGTATCGTTTTTCATTAGGCTCAATTGCCGCCCTTATTCATGATGTTATTATCACCTTAGGCTTTTTCTCATTATTTCAAATTGAGTTTGATTTAACGGTACTGGCTGCCATATTAGCCGTCATTGGCTATTCTTTGAATGATACTATCGTAGTGTTTGACCGAATTCGTGAAAATTTCTTATCAACACGCCACGTTGATTCTCCTAAGATTATTAATGGCGCGCTTAACCAAACGTTATCTAGAACAATAATGACCTCTTTAACCACCTTATTGGTGTTGTTAGCGCTGTTCTTTTTAGGTGGTGAAACCATTCATAGTTTTGCTTTAGCGTTACTAATTGGTGTAGTGGTGGGTACTTATTCTTCTATTTATGTTGCCAGTTCAATAATTCTTGCATTGGGCATTATCAAGGAAGATTTGTTGCCATCTGAAAAAGAAAAGAAAGCACTTGATTCACGACCATAG
- the secD gene encoding protein translocase subunit SecD, which produces MNHYSGFRNALIAFVLLLSMLYALPNIFGSDLAVQVSSADNALIVDQDLDKVKNALKAQQIEFKSVELTSQRILARFKNNTQQLLAKDALKQALGRRYVVALNLAPSVPTWLTSLGGKAMSLGLDLRGGVHFLLEVDMEAVISATMDKAYNELRVLLRKDRLYKSIRQENGSIVIRFKHAELKDKAAQLIKSELDDLVIFDNNNMGELLLNIGISDSAQKQAKKNALKQNITTLRNRVNELGVAEPIIQQQGSERVVVQLSGVQDTARAKEILGAVATLEFRLVDEENDPQTAIQSGRVPIGSKLYYFKDGRSLLLKNRVITTGENITGAASGIDQENNIPMVNITLDSIGGRAMLNTTKKYLHHRMAVVFIENKVETITKNGKTIKKRTTTKDIINAATIQGIFSSRFQITGIDSAREARNLALLLRAGSLSAPIEIIEERTIGPSLGADNITKGVISVSVGFVLVLLFMAMRYRVFGMVANVALTLNLVMIVSVLSLLQATLTLPGIAGIVLTVGMAVDANVLIFERIKEELGTNNNIQKAISSGYDKALLTIADANITTLIAALVLFSFGTGPIKGFAITLSIGIITSIFTAITVSRAIINKIYGGKKLEEISI; this is translated from the coding sequence ATGAATCATTACTCAGGGTTTAGAAATGCATTGATCGCATTTGTTTTATTGCTTTCAATGTTGTATGCGTTGCCAAATATATTTGGCTCTGATTTGGCTGTTCAGGTGTCAAGCGCAGATAATGCTTTGATTGTTGACCAAGATTTGGATAAAGTTAAAAATGCATTAAAAGCACAACAAATTGAGTTTAAATCTGTTGAACTGACCAGCCAAAGAATTTTGGCGCGTTTTAAGAACAATACACAACAGCTTTTAGCTAAGGATGCCCTTAAACAGGCATTGGGTCGTCGTTACGTGGTGGCACTAAATTTAGCACCTTCTGTACCAACTTGGTTGACGAGCCTTGGTGGCAAAGCCATGTCACTTGGTTTAGACCTTAGGGGTGGTGTGCATTTCTTATTAGAAGTTGATATGGAAGCGGTCATTTCAGCCACAATGGATAAGGCATATAATGAACTTCGTGTTTTATTACGTAAAGATAGATTATATAAGAGCATTAGGCAAGAAAATGGCAGTATTGTTATTCGTTTTAAGCACGCTGAATTAAAAGACAAAGCGGCTCAGCTAATTAAATCAGAATTGGATGACTTGGTAATTTTTGATAACAACAATATGGGCGAATTATTACTCAATATTGGTATTAGTGATAGTGCACAAAAACAAGCTAAAAAAAACGCACTTAAACAAAATATTACAACGTTGCGTAATCGAGTGAATGAGCTAGGTGTGGCAGAGCCAATTATTCAACAGCAAGGTTCGGAACGTGTTGTGGTTCAACTGTCAGGTGTACAAGATACAGCTAGAGCAAAAGAGATTTTAGGTGCGGTGGCAACTTTGGAGTTTAGATTGGTTGATGAAGAAAATGACCCACAAACAGCCATCCAATCGGGGCGTGTGCCAATTGGTTCAAAACTTTATTATTTTAAAGATGGTCGTTCACTTTTGCTAAAGAATCGCGTTATCACAACAGGTGAGAACATTACAGGTGCGGCGTCTGGCATTGATCAAGAAAACAACATTCCAATGGTGAATATCACACTTGATAGTATTGGCGGCAGAGCAATGCTTAACACGACTAAAAAATACTTACACCATCGTATGGCAGTTGTCTTTATTGAAAATAAAGTTGAAACCATAACTAAAAATGGAAAAACCATTAAGAAACGTACCACCACTAAAGATATTATTAATGCTGCCACAATTCAAGGTATATTTTCATCACGGTTTCAAATTACAGGGATTGACAGTGCTCGGGAAGCGCGTAATTTAGCGTTATTATTAAGGGCAGGTTCACTCTCGGCACCGATTGAGATTATTGAGGAGCGCACTATTGGCCCAAGTCTTGGCGCAGATAATATTACCAAAGGTGTGATATCGGTATCGGTTGGTTTTGTTTTGGTTTTGTTATTTATGGCTATGCGTTATCGTGTATTTGGCATGGTGGCGAATGTGGCTTTGACGCTTAATTTGGTGATGATTGTGTCTGTTTTGTCTTTATTACAAGCTACGCTGACGTTACCAGGTATTGCAGGTATTGTGCTCACAGTGGGTATGGCAGTAGATGCTAATGTGTTAATTTTTGAGCGTATTAAAGAAGAATTGGGCACAAATAACAATATTCAAAAAGCTATTTCAAGTGGCTATGATAAAGCGCTACTAACCATTGCAGATGCTAATATTACGACTTTGATTGCGGCATTGGTTTTATTTAGCTTTGGTACTGGACCAATTAAAGGCTTTGCGATTACTTTGTCAATTGGCATTATCACTTCAATATTCACAGCTATTACTGTCTCACGTGCAATCATTAATAAAATATACGGTGGCAAAAAGTTAGAGGAGATTTCAATATGA
- the yajC gene encoding preprotein translocase subunit YajC produces the protein MSLLDLIIAPAFAEGSVPGDSVSDPWGGLPFLLVIFVLMYFLLIRPQQKRAKEHKTLLAVLKTGDEVVTNGGVIGKVVSVDGSFATLEIADSVVVKVQKQGINQKIPKGSAKI, from the coding sequence ATGAGTTTATTAGATTTAATCATTGCACCAGCATTTGCAGAAGGCTCAGTACCAGGGGATAGTGTTTCAGATCCTTGGGGTGGATTGCCGTTTTTATTGGTTATATTTGTGCTGATGTATTTTTTACTCATCAGACCACAACAAAAACGTGCTAAGGAACACAAAACATTATTAGCAGTATTAAAAACAGGTGATGAAGTTGTGACCAATGGCGGTGTGATTGGCAAGGTTGTTTCTGTGGATGGGTCTTTTGCAACATTGGAAATTGCTGATAGTGTCGTGGTTAAGGTGCAAAAACAAGGTATTAACCAAAAAATTCCAAAAGGCAGTGCTAAAATTTAG
- the serS gene encoding serine--tRNA ligase, giving the protein MLSKKQLRLDIKAVANALKKRHFSFDVNQLTELEDNRKKNQIKTQNLQNLRNTQSKAIGKAKASGGDVKPLLKGVADLSDQLNVEKSNLQVIQSDIDAIVLLMPNIPHHSVPEGKSEENNVEVSKWGEPGQYNFDVKDHVNLGEMYGLDFETAAKISGARFSVMTGKIARLHRALTQFMLDQHSEVNGYIEAYVPYLVNAESLIGTGQLPKFETDLFKTQLHGEQGGEAKTLYLIPTGEVPVTNMMRDMIVKENDLPLKFVAHTPSFRSEAGSYGRDTRGLIRQHQFEKVELVQVVKAQDSYQALEVLTAHAEGILQALKLPYRKVNLCAGDLGFSAAKTYDLEVWLPGQNAYREISSCSCFEDFQARRLQLRYKNKETNKSELLHTLNGSGLAVGRTLVAVLENHQQADRSIKIPFVLQSYMGGLEVIN; this is encoded by the coding sequence ATGTTAAGCAAAAAGCAACTAAGATTAGACATAAAGGCTGTTGCTAATGCCCTAAAAAAGCGACACTTTTCTTTTGATGTCAATCAATTAACCGAGCTAGAAGATAATAGAAAAAAAAATCAAATCAAAACTCAAAACTTGCAAAATCTACGTAATACACAGTCTAAGGCGATTGGCAAAGCCAAAGCTTCTGGAGGAGATGTTAAGCCTTTATTAAAGGGCGTTGCAGATTTAAGTGATCAGTTAAATGTAGAAAAATCAAATTTGCAAGTGATTCAGTCTGATATTGATGCGATTGTTTTATTGATGCCAAATATTCCTCATCATTCTGTACCTGAGGGTAAGAGTGAAGAGAATAATGTTGAGGTGTCAAAATGGGGTGAACCAGGTCAGTATAATTTTGATGTAAAAGACCATGTTAATTTGGGTGAAATGTATGGGCTAGATTTTGAGACAGCAGCTAAGATTTCTGGTGCTAGATTTTCTGTTATGACTGGGAAAATTGCACGTTTGCATCGTGCATTGACACAATTTATGTTGGATCAACATAGTGAGGTTAATGGTTATATCGAGGCTTATGTGCCTTATTTGGTGAATGCAGAATCTTTAATTGGTACAGGCCAGTTACCAAAGTTTGAAACTGATTTATTTAAAACCCAGCTACATGGCGAACAGGGAGGGGAGGCTAAGACATTGTATTTGATTCCAACTGGCGAAGTGCCTGTGACTAATATGATGCGTGATATGATTGTCAAAGAGAACGATTTACCGCTTAAGTTTGTGGCACATACGCCTAGTTTTAGATCAGAAGCAGGTAGTTATGGGCGTGATACTCGTGGTCTTATTCGCCAACACCAATTTGAAAAGGTTGAGTTGGTACAAGTGGTTAAAGCGCAAGATTCGTATCAGGCTTTAGAAGTGTTGACTGCACACGCTGAAGGCATCTTGCAAGCTTTAAAATTGCCTTATAGAAAGGTCAACTTATGTGCGGGAGATCTTGGTTTTTCTGCTGCCAAAACCTATGATTTAGAAGTGTGGCTGCCTGGGCAAAACGCTTATCGTGAAATTTCTTCTTGCTCTTGTTTTGAGGATTTTCAGGCACGACGTTTACAACTGAGATATAAAAACAAAGAAACTAACAAATCGGAACTATTACACACATTGAATGGCTCAGGATTAGCAGTTGGTAGAACATTAGTGGCAGTATTAGAAAACCATCAGCAAGCCGATAGAAGTATTAAAATACCCTTTGTTTTACAAAGCTACATGGGTGGTTTAGAAGTTATTAATTAA
- a CDS encoding rhodanese-like domain-containing protein, which produces MFNSFSSSDACKLLANGAQLVDVRSSSEFAQGALPNAINLPLQSIMGTEQIINRDKAIILYCVTGARSSTAKNYLIQMGYKNVNDLGSFKNYNCE; this is translated from the coding sequence ATGTTTAATTCATTTTCAAGCAGTGATGCTTGCAAACTATTGGCCAATGGTGCTCAATTAGTTGATGTTCGCTCTAGTAGCGAATTTGCCCAAGGCGCACTACCAAATGCAATCAACCTGCCACTACAATCCATTATGGGCACTGAGCAAATCATCAACCGTGACAAAGCCATTATTCTTTATTGCGTTACAGGCGCTCGATCATCAACTGCTAAAAATTATTTAATCCAGATGGGTTATAAGAATGTTAATGACTTGGGTTCGTTTAAGAATTACAACTGCGAATAA
- the trxC gene encoding thioredoxin TrxC: MIAMCPNCGGLNNIPKERLNNKPNCGKCKSPVYSGQPINMSGTQLTRAIEKTNELLVIDFWATWCGPCKIFALAFKQVAEQLEPKARFIKIETEKEQVISTKHNIRSIPTLAIFRNGKEIDRISGALSAPDFTNWVNQHI, translated from the coding sequence ATGATTGCAATGTGCCCAAACTGCGGCGGACTTAATAACATTCCAAAAGAGAGATTAAACAACAAACCCAATTGTGGAAAATGTAAAAGTCCAGTTTATAGCGGACAGCCTATTAATATGAGTGGTACACAACTCACTCGTGCAATAGAAAAAACCAATGAATTGTTGGTGATTGATTTTTGGGCAACTTGGTGTGGTCCCTGTAAGATATTTGCCCTTGCTTTTAAACAAGTAGCAGAACAACTTGAACCTAAAGCTCGGTTTATCAAAATAGAAACCGAAAAAGAGCAAGTCATTTCTACTAAGCACAACATCCGCTCCATCCCAACACTAGCTATCTTTAGAAATGGTAAAGAAATAGACCGCATTTCTGGCGCACTTAGTGCACCAGATTTTACTAATTGGGTTAATCAACATATATAG